A window of the Parabacteroides merdae ATCC 43184 genome harbors these coding sequences:
- a CDS encoding HU family DNA-binding protein, which translates to MSIQYRFVPIYDNLNEDSEKVTGFYPKVVSRGTINKERMFEEISHGSSSLRSELARSWMLMEDYIIDRLKDGYDVCLNDFCTFGISAKYRRVDRINEIRAESIFVKGMHVRTSEVVNKKLKWARFERESEK; encoded by the coding sequence ATGAGTATACAATACAGATTTGTCCCCATTTATGATAACCTGAATGAGGACAGCGAGAAAGTAACGGGTTTTTATCCCAAAGTAGTCAGCCGTGGCACAATAAACAAAGAGCGGATGTTTGAAGAAATATCGCACGGTTCGTCTTCCCTCCGTTCGGAACTGGCACGTTCGTGGATGCTGATGGAAGACTATATTATAGATCGGTTGAAAGATGGTTACGATGTCTGCCTGAACGATTTTTGCACTTTCGGTATCTCCGCCAAATACCGTCGTGTAGACCGCATCAACGAAATCCGAGCCGAATCCATTTTCGTAAAGGGCATGCATGTCCGCACTTCGGAGGTCGTCAATAAAAAACTCAAATGGGCGCGTTTCGAGAGGGAGTCGGAGAAATGA
- a CDS encoding DUF3575 domain-containing protein, protein MKKVLFLFLLLAGMTNVYGQKFAVKSNLLYDVTATINLGVEMGLSKKWTLDLSGNYNGWKFGDDMRWKHWMVQPEARYWLCEKFNGHFLGVHAHYADYNVGGIKFLSKNMENYRYQGNLYGAGLSYGYQWLLSNRWSMEAVIGVGWAHLDYDKYPCASCGTVQKSETKDYFGVTKAALSIIYFIK, encoded by the coding sequence ATGAAAAAAGTACTTTTCCTCTTTTTGCTTCTAGCCGGCATGACGAATGTTTATGGGCAGAAGTTTGCGGTAAAGTCAAACTTGCTGTACGACGTGACTGCAACGATCAACCTCGGTGTTGAAATGGGATTGAGCAAGAAGTGGACACTGGACTTGTCCGGTAACTACAACGGATGGAAGTTTGGCGACGACATGCGTTGGAAACATTGGATGGTTCAGCCGGAAGCGCGTTATTGGTTATGTGAGAAGTTTAACGGCCATTTTCTCGGAGTGCATGCCCATTATGCCGATTATAATGTCGGCGGGATCAAATTCCTGAGTAAAAATATGGAGAATTATCGTTATCAGGGCAACCTCTACGGAGCCGGCTTGTCCTATGGTTACCAATGGCTGCTGAGCAACCGTTGGAGCATGGAGGCTGTGATCGGTGTCGGATGGGCGCATCTGGACTATGATAAATATCCGTGCGCATCGTGCGGTACGGTTCAGAAGAGCGAAACGAAAGACTATTTCGGAGTGACGAAGGCTGCTCTTTCTATTATTTACTTTATTAAATAA
- a CDS encoding DUF3868 domain-containing protein, whose amino-acid sequence MKKTMKIYMAAALLAVVSPAILAQAPVKVVCNELKQKGNELVIDAVITVDGSRIKSRDNLSLTPVLESASQKEGLPSILLNGRISQKVYDREIALNNLQDEPRFLVVQAGKSESVINYKTVIPFEPWMKDARFVLIPNMCGCGKEEQGALLVMADKVLTRPDKRYEVQPTLAYISPEAETVKHRAEVGTAYLDFQVGKYAILPDFRNNALELAKIDNTVSTVVNDKNITLEGIILKGFASPEGSYKSNTVLAGNRVKALAEYIRKKHDFKPELFTLDNGSEDWEGLKAKVEADRSVPSREAVLAIINSNDEPDKKDARLAALDGGAPYRYVLKNIYPSLRRSDYRVAYQVRFFTVEEGREIIKTRPQQLSLSEMFAVANSYEIGSKEYNEVFEIAVRMYSDDPVANLNAANIALSKNDLDAARTYLAKAGNSPEAIHARGVLNLLDGNLDEAGKLLEQAKAAGVKEAAANLDELRKKEADNQLFDSFE is encoded by the coding sequence ATGAAGAAAACAATGAAAATATATATGGCAGCAGCTTTGCTGGCTGTCGTTTCGCCGGCTATCCTGGCTCAGGCCCCGGTAAAAGTGGTTTGTAACGAACTGAAACAAAAAGGGAACGAATTGGTGATCGACGCCGTGATCACGGTCGACGGTAGCCGGATCAAATCTCGCGATAACCTCTCCCTGACACCGGTCTTGGAATCGGCTTCGCAGAAGGAAGGGCTGCCTTCCATCCTGCTGAACGGACGGATCAGTCAGAAAGTGTATGACCGCGAGATCGCTTTGAACAACTTGCAGGATGAACCCCGCTTTTTGGTCGTGCAGGCCGGAAAGAGCGAAAGCGTCATCAACTATAAGACGGTAATCCCGTTTGAGCCGTGGATGAAAGACGCTCGCTTCGTGCTGATCCCGAACATGTGCGGTTGTGGAAAAGAGGAACAGGGTGCTCTGCTCGTGATGGCCGACAAGGTCCTGACCCGTCCCGACAAGCGGTATGAGGTGCAGCCTACCCTGGCTTATATCTCTCCGGAAGCGGAAACGGTAAAACATCGTGCCGAGGTGGGGACTGCTTATCTGGACTTCCAGGTGGGAAAATATGCGATCCTGCCGGATTTCCGTAACAATGCGCTGGAACTGGCGAAGATCGACAATACGGTCAGTACGGTCGTAAACGATAAGAACATCACGCTTGAAGGCATTATCCTGAAAGGTTTTGCGTCGCCCGAAGGCAGCTACAAGTCCAATACGGTCCTGGCCGGCAATCGTGTGAAAGCGCTTGCCGAATATATACGGAAGAAACACGACTTCAAACCGGAGCTGTTCACGTTAGATAACGGTTCAGAAGATTGGGAAGGCCTGAAAGCAAAAGTAGAGGCCGACCGGAGCGTTCCTTCGCGTGAGGCTGTGCTGGCTATCATCAACAGCAATGACGAGCCGGACAAGAAAGACGCCAGGCTGGCTGCTTTGGACGGAGGGGCTCCTTACCGTTATGTATTGAAGAATATCTATCCTTCGTTGCGCCGTTCCGATTACCGTGTCGCTTACCAGGTGCGTTTCTTTACGGTCGAAGAAGGACGCGAGATTATCAAGACGCGTCCGCAGCAGTTGAGTTTGAGCGAAATGTTCGCGGTGGCCAACAGCTACGAGATCGGAAGCAAGGAATATAATGAAGTGTTCGAGATTGCGGTCCGCATGTACAGCGACGATCCTGTCGCCAATCTGAACGCCGCCAATATCGCATTGTCGAAGAACGATTTGGATGCGGCCCGTACTTATCTGGCTAAGGCCGGCAATAGCCCCGAAGCCATCCATGCGCGTGGTGTCCTGAACCTGCTGGATGGGAATCTGGACGAGGCAGGAAAACTGCTGGAACAGGCAAAAGCTGCCGGTGTGAAGGAAGCAGCGG